The Daucus carota subsp. sativus chromosome 7, DH1 v3.0, whole genome shotgun sequence genome window below encodes:
- the LOC108193655 gene encoding transcription factor bHLH79: MDNNVTPIVNENCFSAPNPSSYTLSEIWPPSSSSSLPNPSNHNNNLAAQLAADVTTTSNDDKSSLTHHSRGNNKRLKDRTEKDSNSKRSKVVESEQENCGTRTQVEASSDSGTKPTEPVKDYIHVRARRGQATDSHSLAERARREKISERMKILQDLVPGCNKVIGKALVLDEIINYIQSLQHQVEFLSMKLEAVNSRIEPTIEGFPLKNLGTPTLDETGLIFASQTPREYAHGSQRDWLHMQVGGSIEKQHKI, encoded by the exons ATGGATAACAATGTAACACCCATAGTGAACGAGAATTGTTTCTCAGCTCCAAACCCTTCCTCGTACACCTTGTCTGAGATTTGGcccccttcttcttcttcttcacttcCAAACCCTAGTAACCATAATAATAATCTCGCAGCCCAATTGGCTGCTGACGTCACCACCACTTCTAATGACGACAAGTCCTCTCTTACACATCATAGCCGTGGCAACAACAAGCGCCTTAAGGACAGAACTGAG AAAGATTCAAATAGTAAGCGATCGAAAGTGGTAGAATCTGAGCAGGAAAATTGTGGTACGAGGACTCAAGTGGAAGCAAGTTCGGATTCAGGCACCAAGCCAACTGAGCCAGTTAAAGACTATATCCACGTGAGAGCGAGGAGGGGTCAAGCTACTGATAGCCATAGTTTGGCCGAAAGA GCGAGGAGAGAGAAAATCAGTGAGAGGATGAAGATTCTGCAAGATTTGGTCCCTGGATGTAACAAG GTTATTGGAAAAGCACTCGTGCTTGATGAGATAATTAATTACATTCAGTCACTGCAGCATCAAGTTGag TTCCTTTCTATGAAGCTTGAAGCAGTAAATTCAAGAATAGAGCCAACAATTGAAGGATTTCCTCTAAAAAAT CTTGGAACTCCTACACTGGATGAGACTGGATTGATATTTGCGTCGCAAACGCCAAGAGAATATGCTCATGGATCACAGCGTGATTGGCTGCATATGCAGGTTGGTGGTAGCATTGAGAAGCAACATAAGATCTAG
- the LOC108193654 gene encoding probable myosin-binding protein 5, whose protein sequence is MSSGYKQFVEDNLGEIPQFIIYAVLEMVIICLLYVEAGLAFVSYEFARFFDLQIPCLLCSRIDHVLLNKDSHMFHNESFCESHKKAVSSLAYCHFHRKISDIKNMCEGCLLSFATDRDSDTDNPKPLVGMLHKDADVFVEDDHKIFVDAKLAEKGSINRCVCCGEPLSNKSSKKFVKNPSMKAATISSTPSSPRVPPLMKEEGRNLELPLSRFSELKFTTNAEPEVQEDATGNNTEQQQIKEDLKQFLPDAEDMPEDVIRTPSTVKGNKFFGIPLTDATQAAGTPKWANRLAKRVQLEKDLFAEPTDLNPMNEPESEALNRLKKQVRADRKSLVELSMELDEERSASAIAANNAMAMITRLQAEKAAVQMEALQYQRMMEEQAEYDQEAVQIMKDILVKREGEIRILEADLETYKEKYGELKKAGSVECEVDADEDYQDMQSQSVSPSGFKSEFGSPSGHYGEHEHTTERSRDLRGGTAEASFDNEGDKSYLLGKLTNLEDKIQSASDEAAGSLSNVPDMVVAEDESRGRLSNSSP, encoded by the exons ATGTCGTCAGGGTATAAGCAATTTGTTGAGGATAATTTGGGAGAAATCCCTCAGTTTATTATTTATGCTGTCCTTGAAATGGTTATCATATGTTTGCTTTATGTAGAGGCTGGCCTTGCGTTTGTTAGTTATGAATTTGCCAGGTTTTTCGATCTGCAAATCCCTTGTTTGCTATGTTCCCGGATAGATCATGTACTTTTGAATAAGGATTCCCATATGTTCCATAATGAATCCTTCTGTGAGTCTCACAAGAAGGCGGTCTCATCCCTTGCTTATTGTCACTTCCACCGCAAAATTTCTGACATCAAGAATATGTGCGAAGGGTGTCTTCTTTCGTTTGCTACTGACAGAGATTCAGATACGGATAATCCCAAGCCTCTGGTTGGAATGTTACACAAGGATGCTGATGTATTTGTAGAGGATGATCATAAAATCTTTGTTGATGCTAAATTGGCTGAGAAAGGCAGTATTAACAGGTGTGTTTGTTGTGGGGAGCCTTTAAGTAACAAAAGTTCTAAGAAATTTGTCAAGAATCCTTCCATGAAGGCTGCTACTATTTCATCAACTCCGTCTTCTCCTCGTGTGCCTCCCCTTATGAAAGAGGAGGGGCGCAACCTGGAATTGCCTCTTTCTAGGTTCTCTGAGCTCAAGTTTACGACAAATGCAGAACCAGAGGTTCAAGAAGATGCTACTGGAAACAACACAGAGCAGCAAC AAATCAAAGAGGATCTGAAACAATTCCTACCAGATGCTGAGGATATGCCTGAAGATGTTATCAGAACACCTAGTACCGTTAAAGGAAACAAATTTTTCGGGATCCCTCTAACAGATGCAACTCAAGCTGCAGGCACTCCTAAGTGGGCTAACCGGCTTGCAAAAAGGGTGCAACTTGAGAAAGATTTGTTTGCAGAGCCTACTGACCTAAATCCTATGAACGAACCAGAGAGTGAGGCTTTGAATCGCTTGAAAAAACAAGTACGTGCAGATAGAAAGTCCCTTGTTGAGTTATCCATGGAATTGGATGAAGAAAGAAGTGCTTCTGCTATTGCAGCAAACAATGCTATGGCCATGATCACTAGGTTGCAGGCGGAGAAAGCTGCTGTGCAAATGGAGGCTCTGCAGTACCAGAGAATGATGGAGGAGCAGGCAGAATATGACCAAGAAGCCGTACAAATTATGAAGGATATTCTTGtcaagagagagggagagatcaGGATCTTAGAGGCTGATCTCGAGACctataaagaaaaatatggaGAACTGAAGAAGGCAGGTAGTGTGGAATGTGAGGTTGATGCCGATGAAGACTACCAAGATATGCAATCTCAGTCTGTTTCACCATCTGGTTTCAAGTCCGAGTTTGGAAGCCCTAGTGGACACTATGGAGAACATGAACACACTACTGAAAGATCAAGAGATCTCCGAGGGGGAACTGCAGAAGCATCATTTGATAATGAGGGGGACAAATCTTATCTGCTAGGTAAGTTAACAAATCTAGAAGACAAAATTCAGTCGGCATCAGATGAGGCTGCTGGTTCCTTGAGTAATGTTCCTGACATGGTTGTGGCAGAAGATGAGAGTAGAGGTAGATTGTCTAACTCGTCGCCTTAA